A window from Gallus gallus isolate bGalGal1 chromosome 7, bGalGal1.mat.broiler.GRCg7b, whole genome shotgun sequence encodes these proteins:
- the NUP35 gene encoding nucleoporin NUP35 isoform X1: MACFAMDPPPAGAEPMTLGSPTSPKPGASAQFLPGFLMGDLPAPVTPQPRALSGPAVGAMDVRSPLLAGQRSSGGSPPQPVVPTHKDKSGAPPVRSIYDELSSPGLGSSPLTSRRAGSFSLTQSPLVGNMPSTPGTASSMFSPASIGQPRKTTLSPAQLDPFYTQGDSLTSEDQLDDTWVTVFGFPQASASYILLQFAQYGNILKHVMSNTGNWMHIRYQSKLQARKALSKDGRIFGESIMIGVKPCVDKSVMENFERSSASSMPSVFTPPSKIVGTPVQPANTTKISTMRPLATAYKASTSDYQVVSDRQTPKKDESIVSKAMEYVFGW; this comes from the exons ATGGCCTGCTTCGCTATGGATCCGCCTCCCGCAG GAGCGGAGCCGATGACGCTGggctcccccacctcccccaaGCCGGGCGCCAGCGCTCAGTTCCTGCCCGGCTTCCTGATGGGCGACCTGCCCGCGCCCGTCACCCCGCAGCCGCGCGCCCTCAGCGGCCCTGCCGTGGGCGCCATGGACGTGAGGTCTCCTCTGCTCGCAGGTCAGCGCTCTTCAG GTGGCTCTCCCCCACAGCCAGTAGTCCCTACACATAAAGATAAAAGTGGTGCTCCACCAGTTAGAAGCATATATGATGAATTATCTAGTCCTGGACTTGGATCTTCACCACTAACCTCAAGAAGAGCA GGCAGCTTTTCTCTAACCCAGAGCCCGTTGGTTGGAAACATGCCATCAACTCCTGGAACAG CTTCAAGCATGTTCAGTCCTGCAAGTATTGGGCAGCCTAGAAAGACTACTCTGTCTCCAGCTCAGTTGGATCCTTTCTATACTCAGGGTGATTCCTTAACTTCAGAAGATCAACTTGATGATACATGGGTGACTGTCTTTGG atTCCCCCAAGCATCTGCTTCCTATATTCTTCTACAGTTTGCTCAGTATGGAAACATATTAAAGCATGTG ATGTCCAACACAGGAAATTGGATGCATATTCGATATCAGTCTAAGCTTCAAGCCCGAAAGGCCTTAAGCAAAGATGGAAGAATTTTTGGTGAATCCATCATGATTGGTGTCAAACCTTGTGTAGATAAA AGCGTGATGGAAAACTTCGAAAGAAGCTCTGCATCCTCAATGCCTTCAGTTTTCACCCCGCCTTCAAAAATTGTAGGCACACCAGTACAGCCTGCAAATACTACAAAGATTTCTACAATGAGACCTCTTGCAACAGCATATAAAGCTTCCACGAGTGACTACCAG GTGGTTTCTGACAGACAAACGCCTAAGAAAGATGAAAGTATTGTATCTAAAGCAATGGAATATGTATTCGGCTGGTAA
- the NUP35 gene encoding nucleoporin NUP35 isoform X2 — protein MACFAMDPPPAGAEPMTLGSPTSPKPGASAQFLPGFLMGDLPAPVTPQPRALSGPAVGAMDVRSPLLAGGSPPQPVVPTHKDKSGAPPVRSIYDELSSPGLGSSPLTSRRAGSFSLTQSPLVGNMPSTPGTASSMFSPASIGQPRKTTLSPAQLDPFYTQGDSLTSEDQLDDTWVTVFGFPQASASYILLQFAQYGNILKHVMSNTGNWMHIRYQSKLQARKALSKDGRIFGESIMIGVKPCVDKSVMENFERSSASSMPSVFTPPSKIVGTPVQPANTTKISTMRPLATAYKASTSDYQVVSDRQTPKKDESIVSKAMEYVFGW, from the exons ATGGCCTGCTTCGCTATGGATCCGCCTCCCGCAG GAGCGGAGCCGATGACGCTGggctcccccacctcccccaaGCCGGGCGCCAGCGCTCAGTTCCTGCCCGGCTTCCTGATGGGCGACCTGCCCGCGCCCGTCACCCCGCAGCCGCGCGCCCTCAGCGGCCCTGCCGTGGGCGCCATGGACGTGAGGTCTCCTCTGCTCGCAG GTGGCTCTCCCCCACAGCCAGTAGTCCCTACACATAAAGATAAAAGTGGTGCTCCACCAGTTAGAAGCATATATGATGAATTATCTAGTCCTGGACTTGGATCTTCACCACTAACCTCAAGAAGAGCA GGCAGCTTTTCTCTAACCCAGAGCCCGTTGGTTGGAAACATGCCATCAACTCCTGGAACAG CTTCAAGCATGTTCAGTCCTGCAAGTATTGGGCAGCCTAGAAAGACTACTCTGTCTCCAGCTCAGTTGGATCCTTTCTATACTCAGGGTGATTCCTTAACTTCAGAAGATCAACTTGATGATACATGGGTGACTGTCTTTGG atTCCCCCAAGCATCTGCTTCCTATATTCTTCTACAGTTTGCTCAGTATGGAAACATATTAAAGCATGTG ATGTCCAACACAGGAAATTGGATGCATATTCGATATCAGTCTAAGCTTCAAGCCCGAAAGGCCTTAAGCAAAGATGGAAGAATTTTTGGTGAATCCATCATGATTGGTGTCAAACCTTGTGTAGATAAA AGCGTGATGGAAAACTTCGAAAGAAGCTCTGCATCCTCAATGCCTTCAGTTTTCACCCCGCCTTCAAAAATTGTAGGCACACCAGTACAGCCTGCAAATACTACAAAGATTTCTACAATGAGACCTCTTGCAACAGCATATAAAGCTTCCACGAGTGACTACCAG GTGGTTTCTGACAGACAAACGCCTAAGAAAGATGAAAGTATTGTATCTAAAGCAATGGAATATGTATTCGGCTGGTAA